A single Danio rerio strain Tuebingen ecotype United States chromosome 17, GRCz12tu, whole genome shotgun sequence DNA region contains:
- the LOC103908810 gene encoding uncharacterized protein, protein MAHSKDPVGHWKDLETWLSVVTGSVLPKAAETLQPLTQNQLDENIDSIMKQDPSQSFNHKELAKITGTLSHTLIATLKLSDRHASQLQHKLTRLQARTEQLELEAQERLQQPNEVDEGTTEEIDKLQEALTAVTEEREQARADHADVANKLDYAEQLLKEAKVDLRDKKARIKALETHLSEARHEIDRLMQEVDDIKEESASELRHAYALRYEPPKTRCAPASPLPSRTGSPVPELSPIERGEKPCRRSSPTPSEEPYLTPQRREPVIASHRSSYSLDLKDLDKLARNIGKFTPSVSGGLEVHAYLQDIDFHLEIRPNVSEKERLYLLRATSSPEVRSFLDRQPARVKNDYRLLQEALIREFANPESDQGLLSALETKQARNESPHAYYNRLRQAFFGTHNEPNMEEDLNFKILFLRNLHPAVSQHLGVLACPRTMSIQQLRDLTQKAHNKQKMVLEKNTKTATVFDFNTHPELALEGAQRSNSVRPLSPAWNASPSNRQRNSYADTRFKQRNRHWDGPRGQRRSPEHHQERNQWGSNKSWSPSKGRHQNPGSSSPRSQRRYSKNFHPDNAQTQSQQEENAPPGFNPQELVKLMMKEFLKCIEEDRKREKEKADSA, encoded by the coding sequence ATGGCTCACTCCAAAGATCCTGTTGGCCACTGGAAGGACCTGGAAACATGGCTGAGCGTTGTAACAGGCAGTGTCCTCCCTAAAGCTGCCGAAACACTGCAGCCCCTGACGCAAAACCAATTGGATgagaacatagacagcatcatgaAGCAAGACCCAAGTCAAAGCTTCAACCACAAGGAGCTGGCCAAAATCACTGGTACTTTGAGTCACACACTCATAGCCACCCTCAAGTTGAGTGACAGACACGCCTCCCAACTCCAACACAAGCTGACACGCCTGCAAGCCCGCACCGAGCAGCTAGAGCTAGAGGCTCAGGAACGTCTTCAACAACCAAATGAGGTGGATGAAGGTACCACAGAGGAGATCGACAAACTACAAGAAGCCCTAACAGCCGTCACAGAAGAAAGAGAACAAGCCAGAGCAGACCACGCTGACGTCGCTAACAAGCTAGATTATGCTGAACAGCTACTGAAGGAAGCAAAGGTGGACTTAAGAGACAAGAAGGCCAGAATCAAAGCCCTTGAAACTCACCTGAGCGAAGCAAGACATGAGATCGACAGACTAATGCAGGAAGTGGATGACATCAAAGAGGAGTCCGCCAGTGAACTCAGGCATGCCTATGCACTGCGCTATGAACCTCCAAAGACAAGATGTGCACCAGCCTCGCCCCTGCCAAGCAGGACAGGATCCCCTGTTCCTGAGCTCTCACCTATTGAAAGAGGTGAGAAACCATGCCGAAGATCTTCGCCAACACCTTCTGAAGAGCCTTACCTTACCCCACAGCGACGAGAGCCTGTGATAGCCAGTCACAGATCGTCATACAGTCTGGACCTTAAAGACCTTGACAAGCTGGCCAGAAACATTGGCAAGTTTACTCCAAGTGTGTCAGGTGGTTTGGAGGTCCACGCTTATTTGCAAGACATTGATTTCCACCTGGAAATAAGACCCAATGTCTCTGAAAAAGAAAGACTGTATTTGCTTCGAGCCACATCCAGCCCTGAGGTGCGCAGCTTCCTGGACCGACAGCCGGCTCGGGTAAAGAACGATTACCGCTTACTCCAAGAAGCCCTCATCAGAGAGTTTGCAAACCCTGAATCAGATCAAGGACTGTTAAGTGCTCTGGAGACAAAACAAGCTCGCAATGAGTCTCCACATGCTTACTACAACCGACTCAGGCAAGCCTTTTTCGGAACTCACAACGAACCGAATATGGAAGAAGACCTGAACTTTAAGATTCTCTTCCTGAGAAACCTCCATCCTGCAGTAAGCCAACATCTCGGAGTACTCGCATGCCCACGAACAATGAGCATCCAGCAATTGCGAGATTTGACACAGAAAGCCCACAACAAACAAAAGATGGTGTTAGAGAAAAACACTAAAACTGCAACAGTTTTTGACTTTAACACCCATCCAGAACTGGCACTAGAGGGTGCCCAACGCTCAAACAGCGTGAGACCACTATCCCCAGCGTGGAATGCGtctccgtccaatagacaacggAACTCCTATGCTGACACGAGATTCAAACAGAGGAACCGTCACTGGGATGGACCGCGTGGACAACGACGCTCACCTGAACACCACCAGGAAAGAAACCAATGGGGGTCAAACAAAAGCTGGTCACCATCTAAGGGAAGACATCAAAACCCTGGATCATCAAGTCCAAGGAGTCAACGAAGGTACTCCAAAAACTTCCACCCTGACAACGCTCAGACTCAATCCCAGCAAGAGGAAAATGCCCCACCGGGATTTAACCCTCAAGAACTGGTGAAATTGATGATGAAAGAGTTTCTCAAATGCATAGAGGAGGACAGGAAACGGGAAAAGGAAAAAGCAGATTCAGCCTGA